The following are encoded together in the Pseudodesulfovibrio indicus genome:
- the dsrJ gene encoding sulfate reduction electron transfer complex DsrMKJOP subunit DsrJ: MKMQNGFPIIVGLAIFIGALCAPFVWGKTVTHQYKEPELKMPANEKECIESKEFMRTEHMQLLNDWRDWALRDGKRIYTNHKGKEFVISLQNTCMKCHTSKADFCDKCHNDAGVSPYCWDCHVQPEGLK; the protein is encoded by the coding sequence ATGAAAATGCAAAACGGTTTCCCGATCATTGTGGGTCTCGCCATATTCATCGGCGCGCTCTGCGCTCCGTTCGTCTGGGGCAAGACCGTCACGCACCAGTACAAAGAGCCCGAGCTCAAGATGCCGGCCAACGAGAAGGAATGCATCGAGTCGAAGGAGTTCATGCGCACCGAGCACATGCAGCTCCTGAACGACTGGCGCGACTGGGCCCTGCGCGACGGCAAGCGGATCTACACCAACCACAAGGGCAAAGAGTTCGTCATCTCCCTGCAGAACACCTGCATGAAGTGCCACACCAGCAAGGCGGACTTCTGCGACAAGTGTCATAACGACGCCGGTGTCTCCCCCTACTGCTGGGATTGCCACGTTCAGCCGGAGGGTTTGAAATAA
- the dsrK gene encoding sulfate reduction electron transfer complex DsrMKJOP subunit DsrK, translating into MSDIPKADELFKSIDYNPPLTGWMETPVDFSPGHWCYPAKPEKIAYMDKKLPGLWGTPREWVPSEEDWKLPANWKETVVNGFRERLKKFRSLQLFMDICVRCGACADKCHYFIGSGDPKNMPVLRAELMRSVYRGEFTLAGKILSKLTGSRVMEENVLKEWFIYFYQCTQCRRCSLFCPYGIDTAEMTMMARELMHLVGLNTNWIMEPVSNCNITGNHLGIQPHAFKDIVDFMVDDIEEVTGRRVKAPLNEKGHEILFITPSGDVFADPGIYTFMGYLLLFDYLDLDYTLSTYASEGGNFGSFTNNESMKKLNAKMYAEAERLGCKWILGGECGHMWRVIHQYMDTMNGDNQWSGMTTPKSPITGTVFDTAAATKMLHITEFTADLIKHNKLKLDPSRNDHLRVTFHDSCNPARGMGLLEEPRYVLKHVCNNFFEMPPATIREQTFCCAGGSGLNTDEIMEIRLRGGLPRGNALRYVQEKHGVNLMACICAIDRATLIPLADYWAPGVAISGTHELVANALVLEEGEVRTMDMRQEPLPGFEDEDDDWTPPNMEDA; encoded by the coding sequence ATGTCCGACATCCCCAAAGCAGATGAGCTCTTCAAGAGCATAGACTACAATCCGCCGCTCACCGGGTGGATGGAAACCCCGGTGGACTTCTCGCCCGGCCATTGGTGCTACCCCGCCAAGCCCGAGAAGATCGCGTACATGGACAAGAAGCTGCCCGGCCTGTGGGGAACCCCCCGCGAATGGGTGCCGTCCGAAGAGGACTGGAAGCTTCCCGCCAACTGGAAGGAGACCGTGGTCAACGGCTTCCGCGAGCGGCTCAAGAAGTTCCGCTCCCTCCAGCTGTTCATGGACATCTGCGTGCGCTGCGGCGCCTGCGCCGACAAGTGCCACTACTTCATCGGCTCCGGCGATCCCAAGAACATGCCCGTCCTGCGCGCCGAGCTGATGCGCTCCGTGTATCGCGGCGAGTTCACCCTGGCCGGCAAGATCCTGTCCAAGCTGACCGGCTCGCGGGTCATGGAAGAGAACGTCCTGAAGGAGTGGTTCATCTACTTCTACCAGTGCACCCAGTGCCGCCGCTGTTCCCTGTTCTGCCCCTACGGCATCGACACCGCTGAAATGACCATGATGGCCAGAGAGCTGATGCACCTGGTCGGCCTGAACACCAACTGGATCATGGAGCCGGTCTCCAACTGCAACATCACCGGCAACCACCTCGGCATCCAGCCCCACGCCTTCAAGGATATCGTCGACTTCATGGTCGACGACATCGAAGAGGTCACCGGCCGCAGGGTCAAGGCCCCGCTGAACGAGAAGGGCCACGAGATCCTGTTCATCACGCCGTCCGGCGACGTGTTCGCCGATCCCGGCATCTACACCTTCATGGGCTACCTGCTCCTGTTCGATTACCTCGACCTGGACTACACCCTGTCCACCTACGCCTCCGAGGGCGGCAACTTCGGCTCGTTCACCAACAACGAGTCCATGAAGAAGCTGAACGCCAAGATGTACGCCGAGGCCGAGCGGCTGGGCTGCAAGTGGATCCTGGGCGGCGAGTGCGGCCACATGTGGCGCGTCATCCACCAGTACATGGACACCATGAACGGCGACAACCAGTGGTCCGGCATGACCACCCCGAAGTCCCCGATCACCGGCACCGTGTTCGACACCGCCGCGGCCACCAAGATGCTGCACATCACCGAGTTCACCGCCGACCTCATCAAGCACAACAAGCTGAAGCTGGATCCCAGCCGCAACGACCATCTGCGCGTCACCTTCCATGACTCCTGCAACCCCGCGCGGGGCATGGGTCTGCTGGAAGAGCCGCGTTACGTCCTGAAGCACGTGTGCAACAACTTCTTCGAGATGCCTCCGGCGACCATCCGCGAGCAGACCTTCTGCTGCGCCGGCGGTTCCGGCCTGAACACCGACGAGATCATGGAGATCCGTCTCCGCGGCGGCCTGCCCCGCGGCAACGCGCTCAGGTACGTCCAGGAGAAGCACGGGGTCAACCTCATGGCCTGCATCTGCGCCATCGACCGCGCGACCCTGATCCCGCTTGCCGACTACTGGGCCCCCGGCGTGGCCATCTCCGGCACCCACGAGCTGGTGGCGAACGCCCTTGTCCTCGAAGAGGGCGAGGTCCGGACCATGGACATGCGCCAGGAACCCCTCCCCGGGTTCGAGGACGAAGACGACGATTGGACGCCCCCGAACATGGAGGATGCGTAA
- the dsrO gene encoding sulfate reduction electron transfer complex DsrMKJOP subunit DsrO, with translation MKNNRRAFIKLAGIAAAGLAVAPKALASSGGHSPVSVNPKAVHAKHWAMVIDTTKLHTAEEIDKLAAVCHHIHNVPKIEGKKEVKWLWHDTYGHSFPEQENPHLAEEVHHRVFPLLCNHCENPPCVRVCPTKATFQRPDGIVAMDYHRCIGCRYCMAGCPYGSRSFNWGEPRLGLDVTKLNPEFPTRMRGVVEKCNFCVERLAVGQQPACVEASEGAMFFGDLKDPDSEVRKVLREKFTIRRKPSAGTEPSVYYII, from the coding sequence ATGAAGAACAACAGAAGAGCCTTCATCAAGCTTGCCGGAATCGCTGCTGCCGGCCTGGCCGTGGCCCCCAAGGCCCTGGCCTCGAGCGGCGGCCATTCCCCGGTTTCCGTCAATCCCAAGGCCGTGCACGCCAAGCACTGGGCCATGGTCATCGACACCACCAAGCTGCACACCGCGGAAGAGATCGACAAGCTCGCCGCCGTCTGCCACCACATCCACAACGTCCCCAAGATCGAGGGCAAGAAGGAAGTGAAGTGGCTGTGGCACGACACCTACGGTCACTCCTTCCCGGAGCAGGAGAACCCGCACCTGGCCGAAGAGGTCCATCACCGCGTGTTCCCGCTCTTGTGCAACCACTGTGAAAATCCCCCGTGCGTGCGCGTCTGCCCCACCAAGGCGACCTTCCAGCGCCCGGACGGCATCGTGGCCATGGACTACCACCGCTGCATCGGCTGCCGCTACTGCATGGCCGGTTGTCCCTACGGCTCGCGGTCCTTCAACTGGGGCGAACCCCGGCTCGGGCTGGACGTGACCAAGCTGAATCCCGAGTTCCCCACCCGCATGCGCGGCGTGGTCGAAAAGTGCAACTTCTGCGTCGAGCGCCTCGCCGTGGGCCAACAGCCCGCCTGCGTCGAAGCCTCCGAAGGCGCCATGTTCTTCGGCGACCTGAAGGACCCGGATTCCGAAGTCCGCAAGGTGCTTCGCGAGAAGTTCACCATTCGTCGTAAACCCTCGGCAGGCACTGAGCCCAGTGTTTACTACATCATTTAG
- the dsrM gene encoding sulfate reduction electron transfer complex DsrMKJOP subunit DsrM, with protein MNALYSLLFVFLLVLIPLFGVDAAHLRTFFGVCIPTTAFIIFVVGFVYKVITWGRSAVPFRIPTTGGQFQSFDPQLFKQNKLDCPQTGAQTFFRMVLEVFAFRSLFRNTAVSLYEGKDYPVVAYKSSKWLWLFAITFHYSFFIIALRHLRLFLEPIPFFVKGLEFVDGLLQIGAPVMYLADVGLVVGVLLLLGRRLVLPRINYISYVSDYFPLFLILAIALSGIYMRYYAKVDIIAIKELTMGLVTFHYVVPETISVSFFVHVFLVSTLMVYFPFSKLMHMPGVFLSPTRNLPNDSRAKHHVNPWNDPNIKAHAYADYEKEFGVPMAEAGLPLDNPENGIPKDKA; from the coding sequence ATGAATGCTCTTTACTCACTTCTGTTCGTCTTTCTCCTGGTGTTGATCCCGTTGTTCGGGGTTGATGCGGCACACCTGAGGACTTTCTTCGGTGTCTGCATCCCGACAACGGCGTTCATCATCTTCGTCGTCGGCTTTGTGTACAAAGTCATCACCTGGGGCCGGAGCGCCGTGCCGTTCCGCATCCCCACAACCGGCGGACAGTTTCAATCCTTCGATCCCCAGCTTTTCAAACAGAACAAGCTGGACTGTCCCCAGACCGGGGCCCAGACCTTCTTCCGCATGGTGCTGGAAGTCTTCGCGTTCCGGTCCCTGTTCAGGAACACCGCGGTGTCCCTGTACGAAGGCAAGGACTACCCCGTAGTCGCCTACAAATCGAGCAAGTGGCTGTGGCTCTTCGCCATCACGTTCCACTACTCCTTTTTCATCATCGCCCTGCGGCACCTGCGGCTGTTCCTGGAGCCCATCCCGTTCTTCGTGAAGGGGCTGGAGTTCGTTGACGGCCTCCTGCAGATCGGCGCCCCGGTCATGTACCTGGCCGACGTCGGCCTGGTGGTCGGCGTGCTCCTGCTTCTGGGCCGCAGGCTCGTTCTCCCCAGGATCAACTACATCAGCTACGTCTCCGACTATTTCCCGCTGTTCCTGATCCTGGCCATCGCCCTGTCGGGCATCTACATGCGCTACTACGCCAAGGTGGACATCATCGCCATCAAGGAACTGACCATGGGCCTCGTGACGTTCCACTACGTCGTCCCCGAGACCATCTCCGTTTCCTTCTTCGTGCACGTCTTCCTGGTCAGCACGCTCATGGTGTACTTCCCGTTCAGCAAACTCATGCACATGCCGGGCGTCTTCCTGTCCCCGACCCGCAATCTGCCGAACGACTCGCGCGCCAAGCACCACGTGAACCCCTGGAACGATCCCAACATCAAGGCCCATGCCTACGCCGACTACGAAAAGGAATTCGGCGTGCCCATGGCCGAGGCGGGACTGCCCCTCGACAACCCCGAGAACGGCATCCCCAAAGACAAGGCCTAG